The Thermobifida halotolerans sequence CAGGGGCGAGTCCACCGACGAGACCGGTACCCAGATCACCTTCTGGGCCGACGGGTCCATCTTCGAGACCACCACGTACAACTTCGAGACGCTGTCCCGGCGGCTCCAGGAGATGGCCTTCCTCAACAGGGGACTGTCCATCACCATCCGCGACGAGCGTCCCGAGTTCGTCGGCGACTCCCCCGTCACGCAGACCTACCACTACGAGGGGGGCCTCTCGGACTTCGTCCACCACATCAACGCGACCAAGGAGCCCGCACACTCCACCGTCATCGCGTTCGAGGACTCCGGCGACGGCATCGCGGCCGAGATCGCCATGCAGTGGAACCAGTCGTACACCTCCTCGGTGCACACCTTCGCCAACACCATCAACACGGCCGAGGGAGGCACCCACGAGGAGGGGTTCCGCGCGGCCCTCACCTCGATCGTCAACCGGTACGCGCGCGACCAGAAACTGCTGCGTGACAAGGACGACAACCTCACCGGCGACGACATCCGGGAGGGTCTCACCGCGATCGTCTCGGTCAAGCTCACCGACCCCCAGTTCGAGGGGCAGACCAAGACCAAGCTCGGCAACACCGAGGCCAAGTCGTTCGTGCAGAAGGTGTGCCACGAGCACCTGCGGGACTGGTTCGACCGCAACCCCGGCGAGGCCAAGGACATCGTCACCAAGGCGAACCAGGCCGCGCGTGCCCGCATCGCCGCCCGCCAGGCGCGCGACCTCACCCGGCGCAAGACGCTGCTGGAGTCCACCTCGCTTCCCGGCAAACTGGCGGACTGCCAGTCCACCGATCCGGAGCGCTCCGAGGTCTACATCGTCGAGGGCGACTCCGCGGGCGGCTCCGCGAAGGGCGGACGCGACCCTCACTACCAGGCCATTCTTCCCATCCGTGGCAAGATCCTGAATGTCGAGAAGGCCCGCATCGACCGGATCCTCAAGAACAACGAGGTCCAGGCGATCATCACGGCGCTGGGCACCGGTGTCCACGACGACTTCGACATCGAGAAGCTGCGCTACCACAAGATCATCCTCATGGCCGACGCCGACGTCGACGGCCAGCACATCCGTACGCTGCTGCTCACCCTGCTGTTCCGCTTCATGAAGCCGCTCATCGAGGCCGGGTACGTCTACCTCGCGCAGCCCCCGCTGTACAAGATCAAGTGGGACACGCGCGGCACCGACGTGGACTACGCCTACTCCGACCGTGAGCGCGACGAACTGATCACCGCGGGGGTCGCGGCGGGCAAGAGGGACCCCCGGCCCCGCGACCTCGTCCAGCGCTTCAAGGGACTGGGCGAGATGAACCCGGGAGAACTGTGGGAGACCACCATGGACCCCCAGCGCCGGATACTGCTGCAGGTGACGCTCGACGACGCCGCGCAGGCGGACGAGATGTTCAGTGTGCTCATGGGAGAGGACGTCGAGTCGCGGCGCTCCTTCATCCAGCGCAACGCCCGGGACGTCCGGTTCCTGGACATCTAGCCCGCGCCTGACGTTCCGACGGCAGCGAACGACCCACCAGAAAAGGATCGACATCCAGTGACGGATGCGAACACGACTCCCGAGGCCTCCGAGAATTCCACAAGCCGTGTCGAACCGGTCGACATCCAGGTCGAGATGCAGCGCAGCTACCTCGACTACGCGATGTCGGTCATCATCGGCCGCGCCCTGCCCGACGTGCGCGACGGGTTGAAGCCCGTCCACCAGCGCGTGCTCTACGCCATGTACGACGGCGGGTACCGTCCCGACCGCGGTTACTTCAAGTGCGCGCGCGTCGTCGGCGACGTCATGGGTAACTACCATCCGCACGGCGACTCCGCCATCTACGACACCCTGGTGCGGTTGGCGCAGCCCTGGTCGATGCGGATGCCGCTGGTCGACGGCAACGGAAACTTCGGCTCTCCCGGCAATGACCCGGCAGCGGCCATGCGCTACACCGAGTGCAAGCTCGCGCCGCTGGCCATGGAGATGCTGCGCGACATCGACAAGGAGACCGTCGACTTCCGGCCCAACTACGACGGCCGTTCGCAGGAGCCCGTGGTTCTCCCCTCGCGGTTCCCCAACCTCCTGGTCAACGGTTCGGCCGGTATCGCGGTCGGTATGGCCACCAACATTCCGCCGCACAACCTGCGCGAGGTGGCCAACGGCGTCACCTGGTACCTGGAGCACCCCGAGGCCTCCGACGAGGAACTGCTCGACGCGCTCATCGCGCGGATCAAGGGCCCCGACTTCCCCACCAGCGGGCTCATCGTCGGTCGACGCGGCATCGAGGACGCCTACCGTACCGGACGCGGCTCGATCACCATGCGCGCCGTGGTCAACGTGGAGGAGGACGGGAGAGGCCGCCAGTGCCTGGTGGTCACCGAGCTGCCCTACCAGGTCAACCCCGACAACCTCGCGCTGAAGATCGCCGAGCTTGTCAAGGACGGCAAGGTCAACGGGATCGCCGACGTCAAGGACGAGAGCAGCGGCCGCACCGGGCAGCGACTGGTGATCGTCCTCAAGCGCGACGCGGTCGCCAAGGTCGTGCTGAACAACCTCTACAAGCACACCCAGCTGCAGGAGACGTTCGGCGCGAACATGCTGGCCCTGGTCGACGGAGTGCCCCGCACGCTCCGCCTGGACCAGCTCATCCGCCACTGGGTGGTCCACCAGATCCAGGTCATCGTCCGGCGCACTCGCTACCTGCTGCGCAAGGCCGAGGAGCGCGCCCACATCCTGCGTGCGCTGCTCAAGGCGATCGACCGGATCGACGAGGTCATCGCGCTGATCCGGGGCAGCGCCTCCGCGGACGACGCCAAGAGCGGCCTCATGAGCCTGCTGGCCATCGACGACGTCCAGGCGCGGGCGATCCTGGATATGCAGCTACGCAAACTCGCGGCGTTGGAACGCCAGCAGCTCACCAGCGAGTACGACGAGCTGATGGCGCAGATCACCGACTACAACGGGATCCTCGCCTCGCCCGAGCGGCAGCGCGGAATCGTACGCGACGAACTCGCCGAGATCGTCGAGAAGTACGGTGACGATCGCCGTACGCAGATCGTCCCCGACGAGGGCGACATGCGTATGGAGGACTTCATCGCCGAAGAGGACATCGTCGTCACCATCACCCGGGGCGGTTACGCCAAGCGCACCCGCCTCGACAACTACCGGGCACAGAGGCGCGGCGGCAAGGGGGTGCGCGGCGCCCAGCTCAAACAGGACGACATCGTCCAGCACTTCTTCGTGACGACCACGCACAACTGGATCCTGTTCTTCACGAACAAGGGCCGGGTGTACCGCACGAAGGCATACGAGCTTCCCGAGCTGGCCCGGGACTCCCGAGGGCAGCACGTGGCCAATCTGGTGCCGTTCCTGCCCGATGAGGAGATCGCCCAGGTGCTGGCGCTGCGCGACTACGAGGCAGCGCCCTACCTGGTACTGGCCACCCGTTCCGGTCTGGTCAAGAAGACCAAGCTGGAGGACTTCGACTCCGCGCGTTCGGCGGGCATCATCGCCATCAACCTGCGCGAGGACGACGAACTGATCGCCGCCAGGCTGGTCTTCCCGACCGACGACCTGCTGCTGATCAGCAGTAACGCCCAGGCGATCCGGTTCTCCGCGTCGGACGAGTCGCTGCGGCCGATGGGACGGGCGACCAGCGGCGTGATCGGCATGCGTTTCACGGAGGGCGACTACCTGCTCAGCATGGATGTCATCCGTGAGGGCGAGGGTGCCACGGACGTGCTCGTGGCCACCGACG is a genomic window containing:
- the gyrA gene encoding DNA gyrase subunit A is translated as MTDANTTPEASENSTSRVEPVDIQVEMQRSYLDYAMSVIIGRALPDVRDGLKPVHQRVLYAMYDGGYRPDRGYFKCARVVGDVMGNYHPHGDSAIYDTLVRLAQPWSMRMPLVDGNGNFGSPGNDPAAAMRYTECKLAPLAMEMLRDIDKETVDFRPNYDGRSQEPVVLPSRFPNLLVNGSAGIAVGMATNIPPHNLREVANGVTWYLEHPEASDEELLDALIARIKGPDFPTSGLIVGRRGIEDAYRTGRGSITMRAVVNVEEDGRGRQCLVVTELPYQVNPDNLALKIAELVKDGKVNGIADVKDESSGRTGQRLVIVLKRDAVAKVVLNNLYKHTQLQETFGANMLALVDGVPRTLRLDQLIRHWVVHQIQVIVRRTRYLLRKAEERAHILRALLKAIDRIDEVIALIRGSASADDAKSGLMSLLAIDDVQARAILDMQLRKLAALERQQLTSEYDELMAQITDYNGILASPERQRGIVRDELAEIVEKYGDDRRTQIVPDEGDMRMEDFIAEEDIVVTITRGGYAKRTRLDNYRAQRRGGKGVRGAQLKQDDIVQHFFVTTTHNWILFFTNKGRVYRTKAYELPELARDSRGQHVANLVPFLPDEEIAQVLALRDYEAAPYLVLATRSGLVKKTKLEDFDSARSAGIIAINLREDDELIAARLVFPTDDLLLISSNAQAIRFSASDESLRPMGRATSGVIGMRFTEGDYLLSMDVIREGEGATDVLVATDGGYAKRTPSDQYPVQKRGGKGVLTAKVVETRGRLVGALMVDPEEDEILAITSNGGVIRTKCAEIKRSQRATMGVRLMNLSKGHHVVAIARNAEGMDDEAENGTEFDVE
- the gyrB gene encoding DNA topoisomerase (ATP-hydrolyzing) subunit B gives rise to the protein MAYDARSITVLEGLEAVRKRPGMYIGSTGERGLHHLVYEVVDNSVDEALAGYATAIEVTLLADGGVRVADNGRGIPVDPHPVEKRPAVELVLTTLHAGGKFDSKSYAVSGGLHGVGVSVVNALSTRLEVEVRRDGYVWTQCYEMTQPVTDLTRGESTDETGTQITFWADGSIFETTTYNFETLSRRLQEMAFLNRGLSITIRDERPEFVGDSPVTQTYHYEGGLSDFVHHINATKEPAHSTVIAFEDSGDGIAAEIAMQWNQSYTSSVHTFANTINTAEGGTHEEGFRAALTSIVNRYARDQKLLRDKDDNLTGDDIREGLTAIVSVKLTDPQFEGQTKTKLGNTEAKSFVQKVCHEHLRDWFDRNPGEAKDIVTKANQAARARIAARQARDLTRRKTLLESTSLPGKLADCQSTDPERSEVYIVEGDSAGGSAKGGRDPHYQAILPIRGKILNVEKARIDRILKNNEVQAIITALGTGVHDDFDIEKLRYHKIILMADADVDGQHIRTLLLTLLFRFMKPLIEAGYVYLAQPPLYKIKWDTRGTDVDYAYSDRERDELITAGVAAGKRDPRPRDLVQRFKGLGEMNPGELWETTMDPQRRILLQVTLDDAAQADEMFSVLMGEDVESRRSFIQRNARDVRFLDI